From a region of the Corallococcus coralloides DSM 2259 genome:
- a CDS encoding DUF7151 family protein: MRWTWGSWLVLSFVAGGCAPLDLTAFNPRAPALSRILPEAPGAACEFGGRAVQTGLDLDGNAVLGDAEVTRTEYVCAAAPASVLVRTSELAPGAVCLDGGRLTQVGLDLDGNGVLDDAEVTREVPACTRAAAIVTRTRPVTASTACLSSATVLEAGDDVDGDGVLDTAEVQASHHFCLVDSALLRIQVQPEPAGGACGRPGMRVEAFGDLNGNGQRDPDTEALTLLPLCQPARVYSGGPYVVATAEDLAGLQGVTRVDGDLIINSETLTDLALPELSVVMGALSIQANPQLTRAALPGLRFAGEVLLADNTVLSTASLGGPAGQVHVDQNLTVRGNPALLSLEGLRTLTPRRWLGVADNALLETFEFPWVDSLPDGLSVQGNPRLRTLSLPFLETAGSVVLIQNVALESLSGLAALRTVEHLDIFASDALTTLQGLDSLLSASSITIVRNAKLQTTAGFPRLIRAGAVTIGDNVVLESTGGMPELRTVSELFTLRNNARLKSVTGLENLDSVHTLLVELNPRLTDLGGFGRLLRLDRLSVRYNNDLRELSRLQGLRQLQFLVVTDNPSLEELGLNDLQVVGGWFNVANNPLLPACRARELADRVYLGMEMRVISGNDDAATCDAP; encoded by the coding sequence ATGCGGTGGACCTGGGGTTCGTGGCTGGTGCTCTCCTTCGTCGCGGGAGGGTGCGCACCGCTCGACCTGACCGCCTTCAACCCACGGGCCCCGGCCCTCTCCCGCATCCTCCCGGAGGCACCGGGCGCCGCGTGTGAGTTCGGGGGGAGGGCCGTCCAGACAGGGCTGGACCTGGACGGGAACGCCGTGCTCGGGGATGCCGAGGTCACCCGCACCGAGTACGTCTGCGCGGCCGCTCCGGCGTCGGTGCTGGTACGGACCTCGGAGCTCGCCCCTGGCGCCGTGTGCCTGGACGGGGGACGGCTGACCCAGGTGGGGCTCGACCTGGACGGCAACGGCGTGCTGGACGACGCCGAGGTCACCCGCGAGGTCCCCGCCTGCACGCGCGCCGCGGCCATCGTCACCCGGACCCGCCCGGTGACGGCCAGCACCGCCTGCCTGTCCTCCGCCACCGTGCTGGAGGCGGGCGACGACGTGGACGGCGACGGCGTGCTCGACACCGCCGAGGTCCAGGCCTCCCATCACTTCTGCCTCGTGGACAGCGCCCTGCTGCGCATCCAGGTCCAGCCCGAGCCGGCCGGCGGGGCCTGCGGACGGCCCGGCATGCGCGTGGAGGCCTTCGGAGACCTCAACGGCAACGGGCAGCGGGACCCCGACACGGAGGCCCTGACCCTCCTGCCGCTGTGCCAGCCCGCGCGCGTCTACAGCGGCGGCCCGTACGTGGTGGCCACCGCCGAGGACCTCGCGGGGCTCCAGGGCGTCACCCGCGTGGACGGGGACCTGATCATCAATAGCGAGACCCTGACGGACCTGGCCCTGCCGGAGCTGTCCGTCGTCATGGGCGCCCTGTCCATCCAGGCCAACCCCCAGCTCACGCGCGCGGCGCTGCCCGGGCTGAGGTTCGCCGGGGAGGTGTTGCTGGCGGACAACACGGTGCTGTCCACGGCCTCCCTGGGAGGCCCGGCCGGACAGGTCCACGTGGACCAGAACCTGACCGTGCGGGGCAACCCCGCGCTCCTGTCGCTGGAGGGACTGCGCACGCTGACGCCGCGCCGCTGGCTGGGCGTGGCGGACAACGCGCTGCTGGAGACCTTCGAGTTCCCCTGGGTGGACAGCCTCCCGGATGGCCTCAGCGTGCAGGGGAATCCGCGGCTGCGCACGCTGTCCCTGCCGTTCCTCGAGACCGCGGGCAGCGTGGTGCTGATCCAGAACGTGGCCCTGGAGTCGCTGTCCGGCCTGGCCGCCCTGCGCACCGTCGAGCACCTGGACATCTTCGCCAGCGACGCACTGACGACGCTGCAAGGACTCGACAGCCTCCTGTCCGCGAGCTCCATCACCATCGTCAGGAACGCGAAGCTCCAGACCACGGCGGGCTTCCCGCGCCTCATCCGCGCGGGCGCGGTGACCATTGGAGACAACGTGGTGCTGGAGTCCACGGGCGGCATGCCCGAGCTGCGCACCGTGTCCGAGCTCTTCACCCTCCGGAACAACGCCCGGCTGAAATCGGTGACGGGCCTGGAGAACCTGGACTCGGTCCACACCCTCCTCGTGGAGCTGAACCCGCGCCTCACCGACCTGGGCGGCTTCGGGCGGCTGCTGCGGCTGGACCGGCTGTCGGTCCGCTACAACAACGACCTGCGGGAGCTGAGCCGGCTCCAGGGCCTGCGCCAGCTCCAGTTCCTCGTCGTGACGGACAACCCGTCCCTTGAGGAGCTGGGCCTGAACGACCTCCAGGTCGTGGGGGGGTGGTTCAACGTGGCCAACAACCCCCTGCTGCCCGCGTGCCGCGCGCGGGAGCTGGCCGACCGCGTCTACCTGGGGATGGAGATGCGCGTCATCAGCGGCAACGACGACGCGGCCACCTGCGACGCGCCCTAG
- a CDS encoding SRPBCC family protein, with protein sequence MSDLTLEWKLPAPPAAVFPAFSEPALIRRWFGAPPGCYRTHAPDPGALGQPYRVGLRDAAGRVFSQVGCIVQVEPGRFLALEMDWEGGGPVPPGRTRAELTFHATGAGEDGTRLELRQGPFADDAARDAHRAYWEACLGRLARVVAGEAVPCFEEFWEESRGYVGPLAVAAYTVLAGLRESGAPKETVAQVEDVLYTHLSRLREDTADVLGAVLQSRVEGTAS encoded by the coding sequence GTGAGCGACCTGACGCTGGAGTGGAAGCTGCCCGCGCCGCCGGCCGCGGTGTTCCCCGCCTTCTCGGAGCCCGCGCTCATCCGCCGCTGGTTCGGCGCGCCGCCGGGCTGCTACCGCACGCACGCGCCGGACCCCGGTGCGTTGGGCCAGCCCTACCGGGTGGGCCTGCGGGACGCGGCGGGTCGGGTGTTCTCCCAGGTGGGCTGCATCGTGCAGGTGGAGCCGGGGCGGTTCCTGGCGCTGGAGATGGACTGGGAGGGGGGCGGGCCGGTGCCGCCGGGGCGCACCCGGGCGGAGCTGACCTTCCATGCGACCGGAGCAGGGGAGGACGGCACGCGGCTGGAGCTGCGCCAGGGCCCGTTCGCGGACGACGCGGCCCGGGACGCGCACCGCGCCTACTGGGAGGCGTGCCTGGGGCGGCTCGCGCGCGTGGTGGCGGGCGAGGCGGTGCCGTGCTTCGAGGAGTTCTGGGAGGAGTCTCGCGGCTACGTGGGGCCGCTGGCGGTGGCCGCGTACACGGTGCTGGCGGGCCTGCGTGAGTCAGGCGCGCCGAAGGAGACGGTGGCCCAGGTGGAGGACGTGCTCTACACGCACCTGTCGCGGCTGCGCGAGGACACCGCGGACGTGCTGGGCGCGGTGCTCCAGTCGCGGGTGGAGGGAACCGCGAGCTGA
- a CDS encoding 2OG-Fe(II) oxygenase produces MRFQPPWGGAFRLDTYFHRTPDVLPEETMASIRSAILGSSLLGESNLSGQFSGTYGFSLTFRRDALPDVQERFPAFAPYLAKTLLPECNAFLLNPLLVGRGRNVAAHIDRSLEFYGPSIGCPVAVSVLYVQVPKELRGGALRLYHRGGRVAELTPQQNALVMFRGDLLHEVEAITSGAESMQESRISLVVEQYRAPAEQLANVPRFEVRTRSGVRA; encoded by the coding sequence ATGCGCTTCCAGCCACCGTGGGGTGGAGCCTTCCGGCTCGACACCTACTTCCACCGCACTCCGGACGTCCTCCCCGAGGAGACGATGGCCTCCATCCGCTCGGCCATCCTGGGCTCGTCACTCCTGGGGGAGTCGAACCTGTCGGGGCAGTTCTCCGGCACGTACGGCTTCTCGCTGACGTTCCGCCGGGACGCGCTGCCGGACGTCCAGGAGCGCTTCCCGGCGTTCGCGCCGTACCTGGCGAAGACGCTCCTGCCGGAGTGCAACGCCTTCCTGCTCAACCCGCTGCTGGTGGGCAGGGGCCGGAACGTCGCGGCGCACATCGACCGGAGCCTTGAGTTCTACGGCCCGAGTATCGGCTGCCCGGTGGCGGTGAGCGTGCTGTATGTCCAGGTTCCGAAGGAACTCCGGGGCGGGGCGCTGCGGCTGTACCACCGGGGAGGTCGGGTGGCGGAGCTGACGCCGCAGCAGAACGCGCTGGTGATGTTCCGGGGCGACCTGCTGCATGAGGTGGAGGCCATCACCTCCGGCGCGGAGTCGATGCAGGAGTCGCGGATCAGCCTGGTGGTGGAGCAGTACCGCGCGCCGGCGGAGCAGCTGGCGAACGTGCCCCGCTTCGAGGTGCGCACGCGCTCGGGGGTGCGGGCGTGA